A window from Thalassophryne amazonica chromosome 15, fThaAma1.1, whole genome shotgun sequence encodes these proteins:
- the odam gene encoding uncharacterized protein odam: MKLQTALLLICLIRTTCSLPVQIGIIASNSNEILRLNGLTLAALGQTQASSLLPQFVLQQQQPEVLLTPQVVNLNPQVTGPFGPQGPQLLLPTQGNQLPPLLLPNGQQEQSGPPQDPSARIKAQQAQNPAQGFPYFMPPYSFSQQRNNAVLQPNNGFVSSQVIGKTTERSQLPLQHKYCIYMFVKLPYLNYL; this comes from the exons ATGAAGCTGCAGACGGCTCTGCTGTTGATCTGTCTGATCAGGACCACCTGTTCTCTTCCG GTGCAGATTGGCATTATTGCAAGCAATAGCAATGAG ATTTTACGGCTGAATGGTCTCACACTTGCAGCTCTTGGGCAAACACAG GCTTCTTCCTTATTGCCACAGTTtgtgctgcagcagcagcagccagaggTGCTGCTCACTCCACAGGTGGTGAACCTCAACCCTCAAGTGACTGGTCCATTTGGCCCCCAGGGGCCTCAGCTGCTGCTCCCCACACAGGGCAACCAACTTCCACCGCTACTTTTACCAAATGGGCAACAGGAGCAGTCTGGACCTCCACAGGACCCCAGTGCACGGATTAAGGCCCAGCAGGCCCAGAATCCTGCTCAG GGATTTCCTTACTTTATGCCACCTTACAGCTTCTCCCAGCAGAGGAACAATGCAGTTCTGCAGCCCAACAACGGCTTTGTGTCTTCACAGGTCATAGGCAAAACCACTGAGAGGTCACAGCTCCCTCTGCAG CATAAATACTGCATCTACATGTTTGTCAAGCTGCCCTATTTGAATTATCTATGA
- the LOC117526131 gene encoding putative uncharacterized protein DDB_G0268590, whose protein sequence is MLKTVVLLGCLLSLAVGHPFDLQLKRIARSRSSSSSEEKQIQPAPAGSTQLDQLIKLAELIKLLQQIQNAATTTTATTTTTTTTTKPTAKPAPTPAPPTTKK, encoded by the exons ATGCTGAAGACAGTAGTCCTCCTTGGATGTCTCCTCAGCCTCGCTGTGGGCCATCCT TTTGATTTGCAGCTGAAACGAATTGCACGCTCTCGGTCCAGTTCCAGCTCTGAAGAG aaacAGATTCAACCTGCACCAGCGGGTTCAACCCAGTTGGATCAGCTGATTAAACTCGCGGAGCTAATTAAATTGCTTCAGCAGATCCAAAATGCTGCAACCACAACAACGGCTACAACAACTACAACTACAACAACTACTAAACCTACTGCTAAACCTGCTCCTACTCCTGCTCCTCCAACTACTAAAAAGTAA